The Brassica napus cultivar Da-Ae chromosome C7, Da-Ae, whole genome shotgun sequence genomic interval ttgaaataaactccaaaccctattTTCTAAACCCTAATAAAGTACTAGACCACACAATTTATAACACTAAACttcaattaattataaattccAAAACTCAAATCCTATTTCTCAAACTACAAATtctatattataaacatataacatTAAACCACTAAACAACAtacgttttaaaaattctatattaTAACCGAATCTGACGACATGGACTAAGCCATCGAGTAAGTTCCTCACCGGGGCTCCAATTAGGGTTTAGATTCGGAATGAATATTCATTCCTTTTGATCCATTAATGGTTAATACGGATCTTATGTCATtctaatattatttatgtatGTTCTTATAATTTTATTCCTACCACAGAAAGGTGGAATCTTGAGGAAGGTGGAAGAGACAGATGAAACTTGATGAAGGTGGAGGAGTCACAGAGCTTGAGGAAGGCGGAGAAGGTTCGGAATGTGCGGCCGGAGCTTATGGAAGGCGGCAGCTGAGAAGGTTCGGAATGCTACCAAAGAGACACACAGAGCTTGAGGaagtttaggtttaggtttaggtttaggtttaggcGGAACGTAGGTTTAGGTTTTGGTTAAATGTGGTTTAGtctacttaattttttttaattttggtttagttttgtaaactgatatttaattttaataaaatatatttttaattgtaaattaattctgatttaaattttaattatttaattaaaaaacagtTATAATCgaatatttaaaatcaataataggaaaaaaaagaaggttatTGTATTATAACAtcatatcatttaaaattaCCTATAAATTGGACAATCATAACATCTGAAGCTATAACCAAATTTAATATAGGAATTATCAATAGCTATCGTAGAATGACATATCATAGCTCGAATTATGAATCGTAAACAATTTGTGTCGAAAAATAGTCGTGTTATAGTTACGTTAATAATTGCATTCATTTATCGCTATTGTATCTGTACATTTTATAGCGTCAAAAAAATGCTATCGTAGGGAGAGTACCTATGATGGCAATCGATGACATAGCATATGAGAAAACGCTATGAAAGCCCTACTATAGCATTTTTCATAAGCTAGGAATgtacatatttcttgtagtgatagttttttttttgtcagcaacatatacagactcatatagactctgtaaaccaaactggtaactctgcatccatgtgaacgacgaaagacgataGTTGtctgacactgcgtgctagactatccgccctTTTATTTTCCGTTTGAGGTACATGAATGATTTCTGAATTCAGAAAACTCCCTTGTAAGATCTTGATATCTTCTAAATAATTTGCAAACGCTGGCTATTCCTCTGGTTccaaaaccatcttcaccaactgagaacaatccatTGCAAATGTAACATGAAACTGGCGTAAATTCTTCATACACTCCATTGCCCATATTAAAGCTTCCACCTCCGCATGGAGAGGTGAAAGACTTGCTCTAGTATTCTTTGTCCCCATCAATCCATCGAAACCCTCCAAAGTGATATATCAACCTTGTCCTGAACGAATATCCTTATTTTTCCACGAACCATCTATGAagcaccatcttcctggaattgTCGGAAGGGTCTTGATCCCCACTTGGTATTGTAGTGATAGTAAGTTTCTACCTTTTGGTATAGGTAGAGGAGCGTGTCCTGGCATGGGACTGGCCCATATTGTATTGAGCTCAGTTTAGGGTCGCTGATCCAGTGTTTGATTGGGAGAGGGATGACGACGTGGCAGTTGACATGCCATAAGGAAAGGGATGAAGACTGCCTTTAGTTGCTAAATTAACATGCATTGCATTGCTGATAATAAAgaacatttttatttgtatttcttaaaaaattgagaaatttaattttttaatcatcGTTTCTAGGTCCATGAATCGAGATTGCTCACTCGATTTCTTCTAGACATTTCTTAAATCCCAAAATTATTATGCCTAGTCGCAAATATTGAAAGAAAAACGCCTctatatatttcttttcttGCTCCATTAAGATTCCacgtaacaaaaaaaacatttcaaactCGTGTCCTAAAACATTAGTGTATCTACTTTTCTATAAAGTTGTATAGTGCAAATAGATCGTCTTCAGTTAGGAGAGGAAATCAGGAAAAGCGACAAGATGTTTAATTTGCTTTCATTCGCTCTAGTCCTCGTATTATTTGTAGCGGCTTATCTTCTCCGAGCAAAGCAAAATTTACCACCAAGTCCGGTGGGTTTTCCGGTGATCGGACACCTCCACCTGCTCAAAGATCCTGTTCACCGTTGCCTAAGTGACCTTTCTAAGAGCCTCGGTCCCGTGTTTTCTCTCAGGCTTGGCTCTTGTCGAGCCGTAGTCGTCACGTCAGCTTCCGCAGCGGAGGAGTTCTTATCACACGAAAATGATATCGTTTTCGCAAACAAGCCCATCACTACTTTGTATGCATATGTTCTTTACAACAACACGGCGGTTAGCGTAGCCCCCTACGGAGACCACTGGCGTAACCTCCGCCGTATCTGCACCGTCGAGATCTTTTCTGCCGCTCGTCTCAAAGAATCATTCGAGATCCGGAGAGACGAAGTGAGATCTATGCTTCAGACAATCCACGCCGCGGCGACATTACGAGGAAACAACTCTGTCCGAATGGAGCTACGACCGTTGCTTTCAGGGTTTACGTTGAACGTCATCATGAGAATGGTTGCTGGAAAACGTTACTACGGCGAGGAAAACGCGGAAGCTAAGGAATCGAAGGAGCTGATCAGCGAGACGTTCGAGCTCGGAGGGTTTACTTACGTCGGTGACTTTCTTCCGATTGTGAAGCTGTTTGATTTCGATGGATACGTTAAGAGGACCAAGAAACTTGGCTTGAAATTAGACAAGTATATGCAGAAACTGGTCGACGAACGCAGAAGAAACAGGGGAAAAACAGAGTTTAAGAACACAATGATCACTCATTTGCTTACTCTTCAAGAAACGCAACCCGAGCTCTACACCGACCAGATCATCAAAGGGCTCGTACTGGTTCgtgaatattttatatatttctttgatttaaactcatttattaatcaagattgACTCGTACATTATTTGCAGGTGATGTTATTCGCCGGGTCGGATACAACGTCGGTGACATTAGAGTGGGCTATGGCTAACCTTCTAAATCATCCAGATGTGTTAGTGAAAGTCAAGACGGAACTAAACAACATCGTCTCAAGAGAAGGGCGTTTGGTGGAAGAATCTGATACGAGCACTTGTACGTATCTCAATAATGTGATCTCAGAAACTCTTCGTCTGTATCCTGCAGCTCCATTGCTTGTCCCACACGCGTCGTCCCGTGACTGCAAAGTTGCTGGGTATGATATTCCACGTGGCACATGGCTATTCATCAATGCGTGGGCTATTCAGCGAGACCCAAAGATGTGGGATGAGCCAGAGGTTTTTAAACCGGAAAGGTTCGACAGTGAAGGGTGGAAGACCCAACATGGTAAGTTTCTACCTTTTGGAATGGGTAGAAGAGCTTGTCCTGGAATGGGGCTTGCACAACTTGTATTGGGCTTGGCTTTAGGCTCATTGATACAATGTTTTGATTGGGAGAAGGATGAAGACGTGGCAGTTGACATGTCGGAAGGAAAGGGTCTTACCATGCCTAAAGCTTTGTCTTTAGTTGCTAAATGCAAGTCTTCTTCGATCCTAGACAGCGTTGTCATTTAGTTTCATGTATTTTATCAGGCGGTCATTAACGTTGCTAATAAGAACATTATGGTCATCAACGTCCCTAATACATTATAAATTCCTAATGTTCAACATTCAGAACTTATAGATAAGAAAAAACTAATGTTCAGAGAAACCTAGAGTCGTagcaatacaaaaaaaaaagatctaaagGATCATGCACCAATGATCCTGAAAACTATAGTTTGTTTCGTGCAATCGGTGAAACTCTAAGATGAGTTCAGAAAATCCCCTAAAATAGGTCCGCATTCGTAGAACCAGACAATGTCATTCACAATTCGAACCAAATCCAAAAATCTGTTGAATTAagcttgaaagaaaaagaaacttgAATTTTAAGTCAAAGACCTAATCCTACCGAGTTATAGTTTTGTAAAAAGATTATGAAAAGGAAATATGAAATATGTTAAGTTCATAGAGTTTAGGAGAAATCTAATCTCTATATATAAGGAGATACCAATGTGTGGTATAACTTATGAGTTTGTGAAAAATTATGAATTGTGTGAGTGATTGAGAACTTAAGGTTTTTGAATGATTTTTCCTTAAGAGATTAATAAGAGAGTTATTCTTATTAAGTTTGTTTGTGCTTCATAATCGAGATTCAATAAAATGTAGCCTGGAAGAGATTGAAGGGGAGAGATAACAGAGAAGGCTATTCATTGTACCTAATTCCTTAAGATatctgataccactcaaattaccctaaggagtgaattactctctcaaataaaaggTTCAGTTACAGTACTTAGGGaccgaatccacaaggagctagggaacctattaaatctagtcaaattattaattctaagtgtttgttgttttatggttttaaagtaaatagcaatcctaattgagcaagtctattgctcgactaacaagatgattgggggtgtaacttattggaagatattagatgcagggtttctattcaggtgttggagattataatcctatagatgcctaacagttgcatgcatgatatattaaagctcaactccttaatcacagtgatcagcgatggcaatgtttcactggttaactaactagatcttggatctcaactgtcgtcttttgatcacaagacagtgtcgatcgatgatcctatagggatatcaatcgatacacctttcgcaatatcgatcgattgtcagaagacaatatcgatcgatgcttctagctaatccctaggcgcaggttgataatgctcactagtctcctagatcagcggttagcatcTCTCTAGCAGCCCTAGCATGAcatattagattcaggacaagatggtcaaggatgcttgactcatgctaattcctaggttcatattctagttagcaaggctaaaacaagcattaatgaacaatcaatcaatgaatatcacaacttagcaaatctatagttggggctaatccctctaacctatttgaaccatgaatctaacaagtgaactactcagacatagctaagcaattcatgacacaaaatataaataaaaactgcatagaatagaatagatgaatgagtggagttccaatcacaaatctctctatgattttctctcctaaaactctctgctgaaaataagaatacaatggtggccaaaagctctcttgcctcctaacacttaggcaagtatataactattaggttaaaaactcgtcaggggtaatcttgtaatttggtgaagccttgggtttaaagtcggctggaaccaagtcgcgcatctcgtgtcttgacatcgatcgatggtacaggatgtacatcgatcgattataaTCTTCAATCGTTGAGGCTTCTCTTctatatcgatcgacggcactggatgtgcatcgaacgattgcttcttcttcatatcgacctctaatggtcagcttgGATGAAATCttttttaagctcctaaatgctccataatcatcactttactccaagatactcctgaacctgaaaacatacctaataggatagaatatataatatatagatagtaaaacacttatatatcaTGGATGAAAATGAGTCAAATCTATGGTATATCAATATCGGAATATCAGAAAATTTCATTCGACTGAGGTCAGTGAATACATCTCCAACAGCCAAAGTCGATGGAGTTTGAGCAGGACCTGGTCAAGAAATTTTTAGCCTCTTggcaaaatagattttttttaaaaatacatatatctaTTCTATAGTagcttaaaaaaatttagacctttatattttattttgttttattttacaaaattgaggtttttcaaaaaataattgggCCCTAGAGCCCACGCTCTCTTGCTCATAGAGTTTAGGAGAAATCTAATCTCTATATACAAGGAGAAACCAATGTGTGGTATAACTTATGAGTGTGTGAGAGATTATGAATTGTGTGAGTGATTGAGAACTTAAGGTTTTTGAAtgacttttttttaaagattaataagagagttatttttattaagtttgTTTGTGGTTCATAATCGAGATTCTATAAAATGTAGCCTGGAAGAGATTGAAGGGGAGAGATAACAGAGAAGGCTATTCTTTGTACCTAATTCTTTAAGATATCGGAATATCAGAAAATTTCATTCGACTGTGAGGTCAGTGAATACATCTCCAACAGCCAAAATCGATGGAGTTTGAGCAGGACCTTGTCAAGAAATTTTTAGCCCCTTgtcaaaatagattttaaaaaaaatatttacatatatctattttatagtaacttaaaaaattttagacctttatgttttatttcatttttttaataaaattggggtttttaaaaaaaaaattgggcccTAAGAGATATTAGTTGTAAATTTATATTGAGTTTTGGATATATTTTAACAAagtgaaaatttttaaaaatcgattAGAACTATTTAAAAGGTATGCTCTAAGTTAGGCACTAACATTATCCAATAACTAACGAGAAATCGGCCAAAAAAACACTGAACTTTGCgggaattgccaaaagaaacctgTACTCGAACCTGACCAACAAAACCCTGAtcttttgttgacttttttagttaattcaCAAACTTACGGTTGACTAACCAAATTAACACACCGTTAACGGACAGTTAAGACAGTGTTAACTCACCGTTAATTACTGCCGTTTAGTGAAACTACGTCGTTTCATTCAGTTGTTTTGTTAAACACAAAATCTcaagacgacgtcgttttgctTAATTAAAATTGTTGTTGCCTGGACTCGAACCCGTGCACTCGTGGTCGTAAGGGGGTAttgccactgagctagtggactttTCGGAAGGCTATCacacatgtttatttttattgatcaaaagatgTGTTTGATTGCAATCAAACAAAATGAAACCCGTGTTTGAAcgtaaccctaatttctcaaatcgatttggggatttcTCTTGTAGAGATGGTAAAGACGAAGTTCACAAGGAATGGAAGGGAGGTAATGATTTTCGGAGCGATGAGGAATTTCGATTACGGGAGTGACGAAGCGGTTCAAGAGTCGAAGAAGGGTGGAGAACGCGATGCTTCTGTGAGTTTGCCATCGCTGGAGAGATCGAGTATTCGTAAAAGTGTTGAAGGGATATCGATGTTGGCATCTACAGAGGTGTCGAAGGCGTCGAAGACTAGGCGGGGAACTTCATATGGGTC includes:
- the LOC106390320 gene encoding cytochrome P450 81Q32-like translates to MFNLLSFALVLVLFVAAYLLRAKQNLPPSPVGFPVIGHLHLLKDPVHRCLSDLSKSLGPVFSLRLGSCRAVVVTSASAAEEFLSHENDIVFANKPITTLYAYVLYNNTAVSVAPYGDHWRNLRRICTVEIFSAARLKESFEIRRDEVRSMLQTIHAAATLRGNNSVRMELRPLLSGFTLNVIMRMVAGKRYYGEENAEAKESKELISETFELGGFTYVGDFLPIVKLFDFDGYVKRTKKLGLKLDKYMQKLVDERRRNRGKTEFKNTMITHLLTLQETQPELYTDQIIKGLVLVMLFAGSDTTSVTLEWAMANLLNHPDVLVKVKTELNNIVSREGRLVEESDTSTCTYLNNVISETLRLYPAAPLLVPHASSRDCKVAGYDIPRGTWLFINAWAIQRDPKMWDEPEVFKPERFDSEGWKTQHGKFLPFGMGRRACPGMGLAQLVLGLALGSLIQCFDWEKDEDVAVDMSEGKGLTMPKALSLVAKCKSSSILDSVVI